The following nucleotide sequence is from Candidatus Krumholzibacteriia bacterium.
GCGAGTAGCGCGCCTCGTCGCAGGTGATCACCCAGCCCGGGTCCACGATGCGCACGTTCTTGCGCAGGATGGCGAGGTCCTCGTTCTGCCGGTACTCGCCTTCCGAGCCGGTCATGGTCATGTCGCCCTGCAGCACCTTCACGTTGCCGTCGAGGAGGGTCAGGCGCTGGATCGAATAGGACAGGCCGTGGTCTGCGTTGAGGGTGACGTCGCCGTGCACGACGACCACGTTGTCGATGAGTTCCAGGATGGTTTCGCCGCCGGTGCTGCGCAGCGTGCTGCGGTCGGCGTTGACGTCGAAGTAGTCCGCCTCGCCGGTCTGTTGCGCGGCCCCCCGGTCGGCGGCGGCCTGCGCGGCGAGAACCGCGGCGGCGCACAGGGCCACGTAGCGGAGGCGTGATCGGAGGTCAACGGGTCTCGTCGGCATCGGATGTCGTCCCAGGCGGGGCGACTGCCGGATCTCCTGCGGCGTGTGCGCACGCGGCCCGCGGCGAGCAGCGCCACGCCCACCACGGCGGCGTCGTTGCCCAGCCGCGAGCGCTCGATGGCGGCGTCGGCCGCGGTCTGCGCGAAGGCGTGGGCGGCGACGGCGCGCTTCAGGTGCGGCTCGAGCAGGTCGAACGCCGCCGCGATACCACCGGCCAGGACCACCACCGACGGGTTGAGCACGTCGAGGACGGACGCCACCGCGATCCCGAGGTGCTCGCCCACGTCCCGCACCGCTCGCTTGCACACCGCGTCCCCCGCCCGCGCGGCATCCAGAACCGCGCGCGCCGTGGCCGGTGGCCGCCGCACGCCGGCGCGTGCGCGCGCCGCGCGCCGCGCCGCGGCAACGATCCCGTACGAGCCGGCGTACGCTTCCAGGCACCCGCGCGAGCCGCAACGGCACCGGGGTCCGTTGGGGTCGACGGTCATGTGTCCGATCTCTCCGCCGAAACCGGACACGCCGCGCACGATGCTTCCATCCACCACGATGCCGCCCCCCACCCCGGTGCCAAGCGTGATGGCCACCAGGTTCTTCCCGCGTGCGCCGCGCACGAACGATTCGCCGAAGGCGGCGCTCGTCGCATCGTTCTCCAGCGTCACCGGCACCGAGAAGTACCGCCGCGCCAGCGCTGCCAGCGGCGCGCCCGCCCAAGCGGGCAGGTTGGGAGACTCGCGCAGAACCCCACGCCTGGCGTCGATCAGGCCCGCGCAGCCGATCCCGACCGCCGCCACACCGGTGGTTCCGGCCAGGGTCCGTGCCGCCGCGTGGATGGCGCGAAAGGCCCGCGCCGGGCCCTCGTCGGCGGGCGTGTCGATCAGCCCGCGCGCCAGCACACGGCCGCCCGGAGAGACTGCCGCGATCTTGATGTTGGTCCCACCGATATCAACGCCGAGAAGCGTGCTCACGTTCCGATCGTGCCATCCGCGGTGAACATTCTCTTTCCGACTTCCTCGACCACCCGGTGCGACCCCATGACGACCACGGTCGTCACCGGCGTGCGCGGGTCGTCGAGCCAGCGCAGCAGCCGCACGAGCGGATCGTCCCGCTCGTCGGCGCGATTCCACAGCATGACGGCGGCCGCCGCATTCGGCAAGTACGGAGCGAAGTACGACGCTAGCAATTCGTGCGGCGCGTGCGCCACGTCGGAGCTGCCGGGCTCCAGCCCGGGGTCCACCAGGCAGATGCGGCCGAAGGCGTCCAGCAGCCCCCGCGGGGCCCGGAACAGTTCCTTGCGGCGCAGCAGGCCGAAGACCAGCGCGCAGTCCTCGCGGCGGCGGTAGGCCGCCACGTGCTGCGCGGTGGCGAGGATGGCGGCGTCGTTGTGGGCCACGTCGATCACGAAGGTGCGGCCGTGGCGATCCACGCGCTGAAAGCGGCCGGGGATGAACGCGCCCGCGAGCGCTTCGCCCACCCCCGTCAGCGGTGCCGCCAGCTTCTCCGCGGCCCCCACCGCCAGCAGCGCATTCACGGCCTGGTGCGCGCCGCCAAAGGGCAGCCGCACGCGGCCGTAGTCCGCGGCCGGGGTGCGCAGCGTCACCCATGAGCCGTCGAACAGGGGTTCCACCACCGTCGCGCTTCCCAGGTCGCCGGGCCCGAGCACAGGAAATCCCTCGCGCGCGCCGCGTTCGTCCACGATGGCGCGCAATGCCGCGGGCAGGTCGCCCACCAGCAGCGGCGTGCCCGGGCGCGCCACGCCGAGCTTCTCGCGCAGGATCTCCTGCTCGGTGTCGCCGAGGATGCGGCGATGGTCCAGCGAGATGCTGGTGACAATGGAAAGGGCGGGATCCACCACGTTGGTGGCGTCGAAGCGACCGCCCAGCCCCACTTCGAGCACGGCCATCTCCACCCCGCGCCCGGCAAAGAGCAGGAACGCGATGGCGGTGAGGGCCTCGAAGTAGCTGTAGGGGATCTCGTCGCGCAACGGCACGATGCGCGCCGCGGCCGCCTCCATCTCGTCAATGGTGGCGGACTCGCCGCCGATGGCGATGCGCTCGGCCACGCTGAACACGTGCGGTGAGGTGTAACGGCCCGTGCGCAGGCCGCGCGCACGCAGCAGCGATTCGAGCAGGGTCGTCACCGATCCCTTGCCGTTGGTGCCGGCCACCAGCACGGCGCGGAAGGCGCGTTCGGGGTGTCCCAGGCGCTCCATCAGCGCCTGGATGTTCCCGAGCCCCAGTGTCATCGCGGAGGGCGACAGGCCGAGAACGAACTGGAGAGCAGGGGGTAAGGGGTCGCGCAGGTCAGGAAACGGCCGGCGACTGCGAGTCATCCTTCACGTCCTGGTCCGAAACGGAAGCGGCACCCGCGCCGGTGAAGTCGAGCACCGTCTCGACGGTGGCACGCAACTCGTCGCGCGGGACGATCATGTCGATCATGCCGTGCGCGAGCAGGAATTCGCTCCGCTGGAATCCTTCGGGGAGGTCCTGCCGGATGGTCTGCTGGATGACTCTCGGCCCGGCAAAGCCAATGAGCGCCTTGGGCTCGGCGATGATGAGGTCGCCGAGGCTCGCGAAACTGGCGGTGACGCCGCCGGTGGTCGGGTTGGTCAGGATGGAGATGAAGGGCAGCCCTTCCTCCGACAGCCGCGCCAGCATGGCGGCCGTCTTGGCCATCTGCATGAGCGAGTACACGGACTCCTGCATGCGCGCGCCGCCGGAACGCGCCACGCAGATGAGCGCGCGGCGCCGCAGGATGGCATCCTGGGTGGCGCGGGCGAACTTCTCCCCCACCACCGAACCCATGCTGCCACCCATGTAGGTGAAATCCATGATGGCGAGCACCACTTCGCGCCCGCCGATGGTGGCAAAACCGGTCACCAGGGCGTCCTCGACGCCGGTCTTCTCCGCGTACTCCTTGATGCGGTCCTTGTACTTCTTGAGGTCCTTGAACTGGAGGGGATCGCCGGAGACGAGACCCTGGTGGGTCTCACGGAACGAGCCGGGATCGGCGAGGATCTCGATGTACTGCTGGGTGGAGATCATGAAGTGGTTGCCGCACGACGAGCACGTCCACAACCGCTTCTCGAGCTCCTTCACATAGAGGATCTCGCCGCACAGGTCGCATTTCTTCCAGAGCCCGTCCGGAACTGCCTTCTTCTGGATGGGCTGGACGCCCCGCTTTTCCCTACGGAACCACGACACCGATACCGCTCCTCCCTGCTGGGTACGAACACACTATAAAGGCGGTCTTACCGGCCGACAACCGCAAACACCGCCGGACCCCCCTTATGTGGCTTAACTTACAATTCCGCAAGTAGTTGCAACATAAGCCGGGCCAGCCCGGCGCTGGCTTCGCGCCCCACCCGCAGCACCTCGGCGTGGCTGGGCGTGGCCGACGCCACCCCGGTGCACGGGTTGGTGACCAGCGCCACGGCGGCCACCCGCAGGCCCCGGCCGGTGGCCGCCGCGATTTCCGGGGCGCCGGACATGGTGGCCACATCGCCGGATGCCAGTTGCAGCGAGCCCACCTCGGCCACGGTTTCGTACGCCGGCCCCAGTCCGCAAACACCGGTACCGCGGTGGAGTGCAACACCGGCCGCGCGCGCGGCGCGTTCGACGGCGGCGGTGAGGTCCGCGTCCAGCCGCGGCCGGGCGACCGGACCCGCGAACCCCGGGCGATTCTGGCGGTCGACCAGGTCGTGAAAGACCATGAGGTCCCCGGGATGCAGGGTGGTGGTGAGCGCGCCGGCCGCGGAGGTGACCAGCAGGTCGGTGGCACCGCGCGCGGCGAGGTGCGCCACCAGGGCGTCCACGGCGCCAAAGGCGCCTTCGTAGCCGTGACGGCGGCCGAGCACCAGCAGGCACGCGCGGCCGCCCACGCTTCCCTCGCGCACCTCCCCCGCGTGCCCGTCGACGGTGCATTCACCCACGCCTTCGATGTCGGCAAAGGGCGTCACCACCGGGGACGCCATGATCTCCGCCAGCGGCGCCATGCCGCTGCCCGCGATGACCGCCAGGCGGCGGGCGCTCACGACGCCGGCTCCAGGCGCAACGTCATCACCAGCGCGTCTTCGTTGTTGTCGTGGTAGTAACGGCGGCGGATCCCAACCGGTGCGA
It contains:
- a CDS encoding ROK family protein; translation: MSTLLGVDIGGTNIKIAAVSPGGRVLARGLIDTPADEGPARAFRAIHAAARTLAGTTGVAAVGIGCAGLIDARRGVLRESPNLPAWAGAPLAALARRYFSVPVTLENDATSAAFGESFVRGARGKNLVAITLGTGVGGGIVVDGSIVRGVSGFGGEIGHMTVDPNGPRCRCGSRGCLEAYAGSYGIVAAARRAARARAGVRRPPATARAVLDAARAGDAVCKRAVRDVGEHLGIAVASVLDVLNPSVVVLAGGIAAAFDLLEPHLKRAVAAHAFAQTAADAAIERSRLGNDAAVVGVALLAAGRVRTRRRRSGSRPAWDDIRCRRDPLTSDHASATWPCAPPRFSPRRPPPTGGPRNRPARRTTSTSTPTAARCAAPAAKPSWNSSTTWSSCTATSPSTQTTACPIRSSA
- a CDS encoding Mur ligase family protein, with amino-acid sequence MTRSRRPFPDLRDPLPPALQFVLGLSPSAMTLGLGNIQALMERLGHPERAFRAVLVAGTNGKGSVTTLLESLLRARGLRTGRYTSPHVFSVAERIAIGGESATIDEMEAAAARIVPLRDEIPYSYFEALTAIAFLLFAGRGVEMAVLEVGLGGRFDATNVVDPALSIVTSISLDHRRILGDTEQEILREKLGVARPGTPLLVGDLPAALRAIVDERGAREGFPVLGPGDLGSATVVEPLFDGSWVTLRTPAADYGRVRLPFGGAHQAVNALLAVGAAEKLAAPLTGVGEALAGAFIPGRFQRVDRHGRTFVIDVAHNDAAILATAQHVAAYRRREDCALVFGLLRRKELFRAPRGLLDAFGRICLVDPGLEPGSSDVAHAPHELLASYFAPYLPNAAAAVMLWNRADERDDPLVRLLRWLDDPRTPVTTVVVMGSHRVVEEVGKRMFTADGTIGT
- the accD gene encoding acetyl-CoA carboxylase, carboxyltransferase subunit beta — protein: MSWFRREKRGVQPIQKKAVPDGLWKKCDLCGEILYVKELEKRLWTCSSCGNHFMISTQQYIEILADPGSFRETHQGLVSGDPLQFKDLKKYKDRIKEYAEKTGVEDALVTGFATIGGREVVLAIMDFTYMGGSMGSVVGEKFARATQDAILRRRALICVARSGGARMQESVYSLMQMAKTAAMLARLSEEGLPFISILTNPTTGGVTASFASLGDLIIAEPKALIGFAGPRVIQQTIRQDLPEGFQRSEFLLAHGMIDMIVPRDELRATVETVLDFTGAGAASVSDQDVKDDSQSPAVS